The proteins below come from a single Acidovorax sp. NCPPB 4044 genomic window:
- a CDS encoding ABC transporter ATP-binding protein: protein MNPSPSPQASGAPPRLQLAGITKRYPAVVANSGVSLTVQPGEVHAVLGENGAGKSTLMKIIYGSVKPDEGSVWFDGRPVDIRNPQEARQLGIAMVFQHFSLFDSLTVAENVWLGLDKGLPLAEVTRRIEGTAAQYGLGVDPLRPVHTLSVGEMQRVEIIRALLTSPRLLILDEPTSVLTPQAVEKLFVVLRQLSAEGCSILYISHKLHEIRALCTACTVLRGGQVTGVCNPAEESNASLSRLMIGAEPPALQHRPARTGDAVLQVEALSLPRADPFGVDLVDVAFEVRAGEVVGVAGVSGNGQKELLYALSGEDTRAAPAMVRVAGRPAGRLGPRGRRALGLHFVPEERLGRGAVPTMGLAHNLLLTRSDCVGAGGWVRTGALAVQARRIIERFQVKAGGPHSPARSLSGGNLQKFIVGREIDARPRLLIVSQPTWGVDVGAAAQIRGEILALRDAGCAVLVLSEELDELFEISDRLHVIAKGHLSPSIDRADATVERIGEWMSGLWHADVQAHLGGRHTAEGSHAQA, encoded by the coding sequence GCAAGTCCACGTTGATGAAGATCATTTACGGGTCGGTAAAACCGGACGAGGGCTCGGTGTGGTTCGATGGCCGGCCCGTGGACATCCGCAATCCGCAGGAGGCGCGGCAGCTCGGCATTGCGATGGTGTTCCAGCATTTCAGCCTGTTCGATTCGCTCACGGTGGCCGAGAACGTCTGGCTCGGGCTGGACAAGGGCCTGCCGCTGGCCGAGGTGACGCGCCGCATCGAGGGGACGGCGGCGCAGTACGGGCTGGGCGTCGATCCGCTGCGGCCCGTGCACACGCTGTCGGTGGGGGAGATGCAGCGCGTGGAGATCATCCGGGCGCTGCTCACGTCGCCGCGGCTGCTCATCCTCGACGAGCCCACGTCGGTGCTCACGCCGCAGGCGGTCGAGAAGCTTTTCGTGGTGCTGCGCCAGCTCAGCGCCGAGGGCTGCAGCATCCTCTACATCAGCCACAAGCTGCACGAGATCCGGGCGCTGTGCACGGCCTGCACGGTGCTGCGCGGCGGGCAGGTGACCGGCGTGTGCAACCCGGCCGAAGAGTCGAACGCTTCGCTCTCGCGGCTCATGATCGGCGCGGAGCCGCCGGCGCTGCAGCACCGCCCCGCGCGCACGGGCGATGCCGTGCTGCAGGTGGAGGCATTGAGCCTGCCGCGCGCCGATCCGTTCGGCGTGGACCTGGTCGACGTGGCGTTCGAGGTGCGCGCGGGCGAGGTGGTGGGCGTGGCCGGCGTTTCCGGCAACGGCCAGAAGGAGCTGCTCTACGCGCTCTCGGGCGAGGACACGCGCGCCGCGCCCGCGATGGTGCGCGTGGCCGGGCGCCCGGCCGGGCGCCTGGGGCCGCGCGGGCGCCGTGCGCTGGGGCTGCATTTCGTGCCCGAGGAGCGCCTGGGCCGCGGGGCGGTGCCCACGATGGGCCTGGCGCACAACCTGTTGCTCACGCGCTCGGACTGCGTGGGCGCCGGCGGCTGGGTGCGCACCGGCGCGCTGGCCGTCCAGGCGCGGCGCATCATCGAGCGCTTCCAGGTGAAGGCGGGCGGCCCGCATTCGCCGGCGCGCTCGCTGTCGGGCGGCAACCTGCAGAAATTCATCGTCGGCCGCGAGATCGATGCCCGCCCCCGGCTGCTCATCGTCTCCCAGCCCACCTGGGGCGTGGACGTGGGGGCCGCCGCGCAGATCCGCGGCGAGATCCTCGCGCTGCGCGATGCCGGCTGCGCCGTGCTGGTGCTGAGCGAGGAACTGGACGAATTGTTCGAGATCTCCGACCGCCTGCACGTGATCGCCAAGGGCCATCTCTCGCCCTCCATCGACCGGGCCGACGCCACGGTGGAGCGCATCGGCGAATGGATGAGCGGGCTTTGGCACGCCGACGTGCAGGCCCACCTGGGCGGCCGGCACACCGCGGAGGGCTCGCATGCTCAAGCTTGA